One region of Blattabacterium cuenoti genomic DNA includes:
- a CDS encoding D-alanine--D-alanine ligase, which translates to MKKIAVIMGGFSKESDISLKSGEVVYKNLCRNKFEPYKVFIFKEKWFMIDEKEKEYPIQKDFSVLINNKNIKFDCIFNVIHGTPGEDGILQAYFELLKIPYTGCNFYHSNMTFNKKYCSSLLKNFGINTPLSFFLNKNETFSEEKILKKIGMPCFVKPSKSGSSLGISKVYEKKHFYRAIKIAFKEDEEIIIESFIEGKEISVGVFSFKNEVIVLPITEIISKNDFFDFESKYSGKSQEITPARLLPNIVNKIQKTAKKVYKILNLSGISRSEYIIVNNEPYFLEINTIPGLSKESIFPKQLKIAGISLSDLFNDLIYDSINKMKNKYL; encoded by the coding sequence ATGAAAAAAATTGCTGTTATAATGGGTGGATTTTCAAAAGAATCTGATATTTCACTAAAAAGTGGTGAAGTAGTTTATAAAAATTTATGCAGAAATAAATTTGAACCTTATAAAGTTTTTATTTTTAAAGAAAAATGGTTTATGATAGATGAAAAAGAGAAAGAATATCCTATTCAAAAAGATTTTAGTGTTTTAATAAATAATAAAAATATAAAATTTGATTGTATATTCAATGTGATTCATGGAACACCAGGAGAAGATGGAATATTGCAAGCTTATTTTGAATTATTAAAAATTCCTTATACAGGATGTAATTTTTATCATTCTAATATGACTTTTAATAAAAAATATTGCTCCAGTTTACTAAAAAATTTTGGAATTAATACTCCTTTATCTTTTTTTTTAAATAAAAATGAAACTTTTAGTGAAGAAAAAATACTAAAAAAAATAGGAATGCCTTGTTTCGTTAAACCTAGTAAATCTGGATCTAGTTTAGGAATAAGTAAAGTTTATGAAAAAAAACATTTTTATAGAGCAATAAAAATAGCTTTTAAAGAAGATGAAGAAATCATTATTGAATCTTTTATTGAAGGAAAAGAAATTTCAGTAGGAGTTTTTTCATTTAAAAATGAAGTAATAGTTTTACCTATTACTGAAATAATTAGTAAAAATGATTTTTTTGATTTTGAATCAAAATATTCAGGAAAATCTCAAGAAATAACACCAGCTAGATTACTTCCAAATATAGTAAATAAAATACAAAAAACAGCTAAAAAAGTATATAAAATTCTTAATTTATCAGGAATATCTAGATCTGAATATATTATTGTAAATAATGAACCCTATTTTTTAGAAATTAATACAATTCCAGGACTTTCAAAAGAAAGTATTTTTCCTAAACAATTAAAAATAGCAGGAATATCTTTATCTGATTTATTTAATGATCTTATATATGACTCTATTAATAAAATGAAAAATAAGTATTTATAA
- a CDS encoding PASTA domain-containing protein, which translates to MNYYKYFLIFILNLLIAIFILYKITQFALKWVDIYTKHDSYVVVPNLRYFTLSKSISILKKIGLKYNIIRVSRYNPNFKLNQVISFLPEAGDHVKEGRHIYIQVNSNNFLQKNKYTVLPNIINKDIKIAMKLLDDNHILIKDSKYVNDFLKNVVLKVFYKDKSIEYGYRLPINKKPEITLIIGKGYEKNNFITVPNVIGMSLHSAIQILKKKLFNIINFYYEYPMINSVVKNAKVYRQKPNFGEIYNKNKPIEIWLTSKEILDNLIQKTDKKEDKKEVKKEVKKEDKKE; encoded by the coding sequence ATGAATTATTATAAATATTTTTTGATTTTTATACTTAATTTATTGATAGCTATTTTTATTTTATATAAAATAACTCAATTTGCATTAAAATGGGTAGACATTTACACTAAACATGATTCTTATGTTGTAGTACCAAACTTGCGTTATTTTACTTTATCTAAATCTATTTCTATTTTAAAAAAAATAGGATTAAAATATAATATAATAAGAGTATCACGTTATAATCCTAATTTTAAACTTAATCAAGTTATTTCTTTTTTACCAGAAGCTGGAGATCATGTGAAAGAAGGAAGGCATATATATATACAAGTAAATTCAAATAATTTTTTACAAAAAAATAAATACACAGTGTTACCAAACATTATAAATAAAGATATAAAGATTGCAATGAAATTACTTGATGATAATCATATTTTAATTAAAGATAGTAAATATGTTAATGACTTTCTTAAAAATGTAGTTTTAAAAGTTTTTTATAAAGATAAATCTATAGAATATGGATACAGATTGCCTATAAATAAAAAACCTGAAATTACTTTAATAATTGGTAAAGGATATGAAAAAAATAATTTTATTACAGTTCCTAATGTTATAGGAATGTCATTGCATTCTGCTATTCAGATATTGAAAAAAAAATTATTTAATATTATTAATTTTTATTACGAATATCCAATGATAAATTCTGTTGTTAAAAATGCAAAAGTATATCGTCAAAAACCTAATTTTGGAGAAATTTATAATAAAAATAAACCTATTGAAATTTGGTTAACTTCAAAAGAAATATTAGATAATTTGATACAAAAAACAGATAAAAAAGAAGATAAAAAAGAAGTTAAAAAAGAAGTTAAAAAAGAAGATAAAAAAGAAG
- a CDS encoding RluA family pseudouridine synthase, whose amino-acid sequence MFFLNKNIKIIKLFVKKNQKETRIDKYLKKNIHNFSRNKIQKYIRSGKILVNKHIIKKNYKIKPLDLIELEIYMSSILDPLEYNNVVAEKMDINIIYEDEDIIVVNKPAGMVVHPGFGNENGTLINGIKYHFLNSKFTKLYRLGLIHRLDKDTSGLLVLAKNEYSQKYLLKQFYSKTIIRKYIALVWGNLPKKKGIITGFIGRDPNNRKRMTIFNEVKNKAKYSITHYKVLERFKYLTYVSCNLKTGKTHQIRAHFKYLGHPLFCDFTYGGDKIFYRKKCSRKNIEFFNICFKILQRQALHAISLSFIHPKERKCNFLSPIPVDFEKVLEKCRTLLQ is encoded by the coding sequence ATGTTTTTTTTAAATAAAAATATAAAAATAATTAAATTATTTGTAAAAAAAAATCAAAAAGAAACTCGTATTGATAAATATTTAAAAAAAAATATACATAATTTTAGTAGAAATAAAATTCAAAAATATATTAGATCAGGTAAAATACTTGTAAATAAACATATTATAAAAAAAAATTATAAAATAAAACCTCTAGATTTAATAGAGTTAGAAATTTATATGTCTTCTATTTTAGATCCATTAGAATATAATAATGTTGTAGCAGAAAAAATGGATATTAATATTATTTATGAAGATGAAGATATTATTGTAGTTAATAAACCTGCAGGTATGGTAGTACATCCTGGATTTGGTAATGAAAATGGAACGTTAATTAACGGAATTAAATATCATTTTTTAAATTCAAAATTTACTAAATTATATAGATTAGGATTAATACATAGATTGGATAAAGATACATCTGGTTTATTAGTTTTAGCTAAAAATGAATATTCTCAAAAATATTTATTAAAACAATTTTATTCTAAAACTATTATAAGAAAATATATAGCTTTAGTATGGGGTAATTTACCTAAAAAAAAAGGCATTATAACTGGTTTTATTGGAAGAGATCCTAATAATAGAAAAAGAATGACTATTTTTAATGAAGTAAAAAACAAAGCAAAATATTCAATTACTCATTATAAAGTATTAGAAAGATTTAAATATTTAACTTATGTGTCCTGTAATTTAAAAACAGGAAAAACACATCAAATAAGAGCTCATTTTAAATATTTAGGACATCCACTATTTTGTGATTTTACTTATGGAGGAGATAAAATTTTTTATAGAAAAAAATGTTCAAGAAAAAATATAGAATTCTTTAATATTTGTTTTAAAATATTACAAAGACAAGCTTTACACGCTATTTCTCTTTCTTTTATTCATCCAAAAGAAAGAAAATGTAATTTTTTATCTCCAATTCCTGTAGATTTTGAAAAAGTACTTGAAAAATGTAGAACATTGCTACAATAA
- the mgtE gene encoding magnesium transporter, whose protein sequence is MFKDHQDYLNNFNDKFFNDQTISNLQKIIHRYPNDVIKIFSLLKLCKSISVFKVLKFSIKKKIIEELPLIKKMEFINNLSVDDRISFLKNIPKDFLKNLIKYLNTEEKRKALVYLGYPKNSIGCLMIPYYLAVQETWNVQEVLNYIRKEVKKNRDFIEIVYIIDQKGKLISDIKIIEFLLVDPNMKVSDLMNKKYSAALNVTDTEKEATKLFSNKNRISLPVIDDKNLLLGIVTVDDILWILNKCKEEKIGELEELNQSYLKIPLFRLIKKRAGWLILLFIGEMLTTTVMQQFSSVIEKAVVLALFIPLVVSSGGNSGSQAASLIIQAMALGEVKIKDWWTVMRREIICGFFLGSILGLTGFIRVIAWHNINLYNYGPHWILVGLTVFLSLIGVVLWGTFSGSMLPFIIKKFRGDPASSSAPFVATMVDVIGLVIYFSMSYILLHGTLL, encoded by the coding sequence ATGTTTAAAGACCATCAAGATTATTTAAATAATTTTAATGATAAGTTTTTTAACGATCAAACTATTAGTAATTTACAAAAAATAATTCATCGTTATCCAAACGATGTTATAAAAATATTTAGTTTATTAAAACTATGTAAATCTATTTCTGTTTTTAAAGTTTTAAAATTTTCTATAAAAAAAAAAATTATAGAAGAACTACCATTAATAAAAAAAATGGAATTTATAAATAATTTATCTGTAGATGATCGTATTTCTTTTTTAAAGAATATTCCAAAAGATTTTTTAAAAAATTTAATTAAATATTTAAATACAGAAGAAAAACGTAAAGCTTTAGTTTATTTGGGTTATCCTAAAAATAGTATAGGTTGTTTAATGATTCCATATTATTTAGCTGTACAAGAAACTTGGAATGTTCAAGAAGTTTTAAATTACATTAGAAAAGAAGTAAAAAAAAATAGAGATTTTATAGAAATTGTTTATATAATAGATCAAAAAGGAAAATTAATATCTGATATAAAAATAATAGAATTTTTATTAGTAGATCCTAATATGAAAGTATCAGATCTCATGAATAAAAAATATTCAGCAGCTTTAAATGTTACTGATACAGAAAAAGAAGCTACTAAATTATTTTCTAATAAAAATAGAATTTCACTTCCAGTAATAGATGATAAAAATTTATTACTAGGAATAGTAACTGTAGACGATATTTTATGGATTTTAAATAAATGTAAAGAAGAAAAAATAGGAGAATTAGAGGAATTAAATCAATCTTATCTTAAGATTCCTTTATTTAGACTTATTAAAAAAAGAGCAGGATGGTTAATTTTGTTGTTTATAGGAGAAATGTTAACAACAACTGTTATGCAACAATTTTCTAGTGTTATAGAAAAAGCAGTAGTTCTTGCCTTGTTTATACCTTTAGTTGTTTCAAGTGGTGGAAATAGTGGATCACAAGCTGCTAGTTTAATTATTCAAGCTATGGCTTTAGGAGAAGTTAAAATAAAAGATTGGTGGACAGTAATGCGTAGAGAAATTATTTGTGGTTTTTTTTTAGGAAGTATTTTAGGTTTAACAGGATTCATACGTGTCATAGCTTGGCATAATATAAATTTATATAATTATGGACCTCATTGGATATTAGTAGGATTAACTGTTTTTTTATCTTTAATTGGAGTAGTTTTATGGGGAACATTTAGTGGTTCTATGTTACCTTTTATAATTAAAAAATTTAGAGGTGATCCTGCTAGTTCTTCTGCTCCTTTCGTTGCTACTATGGTAGATGTTATTGGATTAGTTATATATTTTTCTATGTCTTATATCCTTTTACATGGAACTTTATTGTAG
- a CDS encoding class I tRNA ligase family protein — translation MEYNFRKIEKRWQIYWKKHNTFRTKENKKRKYYILNMFPYPSGAGLHVGHCLGYVASDIYARYKRLEGYNVLNPIGFDSFGLPAEQYAIQTGKHPSISTNENAKKYRNQIDKIGISFDWSRKFCTSNPIYYRWTQWMFIQIFNSWYDKNSEQAKPITILVNEFNKNGNLLINANTSYKYKFDSKKWKKLNFYEKESILLEYRLAFLCKNMVNWCPDLGTVLSNDEIKNGRSIRGGYFVYKKKMLQWHIRISAYAERLIKGLNLIDCSKSLKRLQLNWIGKSTIISVLFKIINTTYDDIKEIELFIYRPEMIFGITFIVLSTDHPFADKISIDSYQEDVLKYIKEKSYIKNTNISGVFTGNYILHPFFNKKIPIYISNFFTENKVIIGIPGHEEKSKKFAKKFKLETIQVFIEKNVQEKICINSYFLNGLNSKQARKKVTNLLIEKKIGKEKIVYKIHDAIFSRQRYWGEPIPIYFNNKIPKTIPIEKLPILLPKIDKFHPKQEKYSLIREKNWAWDEKNMKIVSNKLINHKSIFPIETSTMPSWAGSSWYFLRYMDVNNQQFFLDEKKENYWKNVDLYIGGSEHSTGHLIYARFWNKFLKDRKWIKAEEPFKKILNQGMILSYSAIILKIIGKNTFVSYGLKNKKYKYFSYQEIYVDIFFIKKNNELDINLFKKYNPEFYNANFFLENGIFFCKRKLEKMSKSKFNVINPDDILEKYGSDIFRMYEMFLGPITQSKPWDDKKINGIKNFMNKFWRLFHNNKIFKVSENRPTFKELEILHYTIKKIRDKIQSFSFNTAISCFMIFINQLTILKCNKRKILEPLVKLIAPFSPHIAEELWNKLGKKKSIIYSSIPTFNPKYIIKKEIIYPIMFNGKLKFIEKMNSNLSIEKIKNKILNHPKTKFFLKGVKIKKLIIIPKKIINILFQ, via the coding sequence ATGGAATATAATTTTAGAAAAATAGAAAAACGTTGGCAAATATATTGGAAAAAACATAATACTTTCCGTACTAAAGAAAATAAAAAAAGAAAATATTATATTTTAAATATGTTTCCTTATCCTTCTGGAGCAGGACTTCATGTAGGTCATTGTTTAGGTTATGTTGCATCAGATATTTATGCAAGATACAAACGTTTAGAAGGATATAATGTACTAAATCCTATAGGTTTTGATTCTTTTGGTCTTCCTGCAGAACAATATGCTATACAAACTGGAAAACATCCTTCTATAAGTACTAATGAAAATGCAAAAAAATATAGAAATCAAATAGATAAAATAGGAATTTCATTTGATTGGAGTAGAAAATTTTGTACCAGTAATCCTATTTATTATCGATGGACTCAATGGATGTTTATACAAATTTTTAATTCTTGGTACGATAAAAATAGTGAACAAGCAAAACCTATAACTATTTTAGTTAATGAATTTAATAAAAATGGTAATTTATTAATAAATGCAAACACTTCATACAAATATAAATTTGATTCAAAAAAATGGAAAAAACTGAATTTTTATGAAAAAGAATCTATTCTTTTAGAATATAGATTAGCTTTTTTATGCAAAAATATGGTTAATTGGTGTCCAGATTTAGGAACAGTTTTATCTAATGATGAAATAAAAAATGGTAGAAGTATAAGAGGAGGATATTTTGTTTATAAAAAAAAAATGTTACAATGGCATATAAGAATTAGTGCTTATGCTGAAAGACTTATAAAAGGATTAAATTTGATTGATTGTTCTAAATCTTTAAAAAGATTACAATTAAATTGGATAGGTAAATCGACAATTATTTCTGTTTTATTTAAGATAATAAATACAACTTATGATGATATAAAAGAAATTGAATTATTTATTTATCGTCCAGAAATGATATTCGGAATCACTTTCATTGTATTATCTACAGATCATCCATTTGCAGATAAAATAAGCATTGATTCTTATCAAGAAGATGTTTTAAAATATATTAAAGAAAAATCATACATAAAAAATACTAATATTTCTGGTGTTTTTACAGGAAATTATATTTTGCATCCATTTTTTAATAAAAAAATACCTATTTATATTAGTAATTTTTTTACAGAAAATAAAGTCATAATAGGAATACCTGGACATGAAGAAAAAAGTAAAAAATTTGCTAAAAAGTTTAAATTAGAAACTATTCAAGTTTTTATAGAAAAAAATGTTCAAGAAAAAATATGTATCAATTCTTATTTTCTAAATGGATTGAATAGTAAACAAGCAAGAAAAAAAGTAACAAATCTATTAATAGAAAAAAAAATAGGAAAGGAAAAAATAGTTTATAAAATACACGATGCTATTTTTTCTAGACAAAGATATTGGGGAGAACCAATACCTATTTATTTTAATAATAAAATACCAAAAACTATTCCTATAGAAAAACTTCCTATTCTACTTCCAAAAATAGATAAATTTCATCCAAAACAAGAAAAATATTCATTAATTAGAGAAAAAAATTGGGCTTGGGATGAAAAAAATATGAAAATAGTTTCAAATAAACTTATTAATCATAAATCTATTTTCCCAATAGAAACTAGTACAATGCCAAGTTGGGCTGGATCTAGTTGGTATTTTCTTCGTTATATGGATGTTAATAATCAACAATTCTTTTTGGATGAAAAAAAGGAAAATTATTGGAAAAATGTTGATTTATATATTGGAGGGTCTGAACATAGTACAGGTCATTTAATTTATGCAAGATTTTGGAATAAATTTTTAAAAGATAGAAAATGGATTAAAGCAGAAGAACCCTTTAAAAAAATACTAAATCAAGGAATGATATTAAGTTATTCTGCTATTATATTGAAAATTATAGGAAAAAATACTTTTGTTTCTTATGGATTAAAAAATAAAAAATACAAATATTTTTCATATCAGGAAATATACGTAGACATTTTTTTCATTAAAAAAAATAATGAATTGGATATAAATCTATTTAAAAAATATAACCCAGAATTTTATAATGCTAATTTTTTTTTAGAAAATGGAATTTTTTTTTGTAAAAGAAAATTAGAAAAAATGTCTAAATCGAAGTTTAATGTAATAAATCCTGATGATATTTTAGAAAAATATGGATCAGATATCTTTCGTATGTACGAAATGTTTTTAGGACCTATTACTCAATCTAAGCCTTGGGATGACAAAAAAATAAATGGAATAAAAAATTTTATGAATAAATTTTGGAGATTATTTCATAATAACAAAATTTTTAAAGTAAGCGAAAATAGGCCAACATTTAAGGAATTAGAAATTTTACATTATACTATAAAAAAAATACGGGATAAAATACAATCTTTTTCTTTTAACACAGCTATTAGTTGTTTTATGATTTTTATAAATCAATTAACTATTTTAAAATGTAATAAAAGAAAAATTCTAGAACCTTTAGTTAAATTGATAGCCCCATTTTCTCCTCATATAGCTGAAGAATTATGGAATAAATTAGGAAAAAAAAAATCTATTATATATTCTTCTATTCCTACTTTCAATCCTAAATATATTATAAAAAAAGAAATTATATATCCAATTATGTTTAATGGAAAATTAAAATTTATAGAAAAAATGAATTCCAATCTTTCTATAGAAAAAATAAAAAATAAAATATTAAATCATCCTAAAACAAAATTTTTTTTAAAAGGTGTAAAAATAAAAAAATTAATAATAATACCAAAAAAAATAATAAATATTTTATTTCAATAA
- a CDS encoding Glu/Leu/Phe/Val family dehydrogenase: MSKKNQSITGAYSFFNCIEKNFDKAARFLSIEKGLLEQIKACNAVYRMHFPVKIGGKIKVIEAYRVQHSHHKLPCKGGIRYSIKVNQDEVMTLAALMTYKCAIVDVPFGGAKGGIKIDPQTMSTENIEKITRRYTSELIKKNFIGPGIDVPAPDYGTGEREMSWIFDTFLSIRPGEVDALACVTGKPISQGGVRGRKEATGLGVFYGIRELCYMKEEMLSVGLDVGLVGKKIIIQGLGNVGYHAANFFHESGAIIVALAEREGAIYNKKGLDVSKVILHLKDTGSILNFPEAKNIENTENALELECDILIPAALENVIHKNNANRIKAKIIGEAANGPITPDADDILEKKGIIIVPDIYLNAGGVTVSYFEWLKNLSHVRYGRMEKRFSENMNAELLQVIENVCKTKISTEEKKIILRGAREIDLVRSGLEDTMISGFHKIRDLKKSYRIENIRTAAFVLAINKIVDSYERLGIFP, from the coding sequence ATGTCAAAAAAAAACCAAAGTATAACTGGTGCATATAGTTTTTTTAATTGTATAGAAAAAAATTTTGATAAAGCTGCACGATTTCTTTCTATTGAAAAAGGTCTATTAGAACAGATTAAAGCATGTAATGCTGTATATCGTATGCATTTTCCTGTAAAAATAGGAGGAAAAATAAAAGTTATTGAAGCTTATAGAGTACAACACTCTCATCATAAATTACCTTGTAAAGGAGGTATTAGATATAGTATCAAAGTAAATCAAGATGAAGTGATGACATTAGCTGCTTTAATGACCTATAAATGTGCTATAGTAGATGTTCCTTTTGGAGGAGCAAAAGGCGGAATTAAAATTGATCCGCAAACTATGTCAACAGAAAATATAGAAAAAATAACTCGTCGTTATACTTCTGAATTAATTAAAAAAAATTTTATTGGTCCAGGAATAGATGTTCCAGCACCTGATTATGGAACTGGAGAAAGAGAAATGAGTTGGATTTTTGATACATTTTTATCTATACGTCCTGGAGAGGTAGATGCTTTAGCTTGTGTTACAGGTAAACCTATTTCTCAAGGTGGAGTTAGAGGAAGAAAAGAAGCAACAGGATTAGGAGTTTTCTATGGAATTAGAGAATTATGTTATATGAAAGAAGAAATGTTATCTGTAGGTCTTGATGTAGGATTAGTTGGAAAAAAAATCATAATACAAGGATTAGGAAATGTTGGTTATCATGCTGCTAATTTTTTTCATGAATCTGGAGCAATTATTGTAGCTTTAGCAGAAAGAGAAGGAGCTATTTATAACAAAAAAGGCTTAGATGTATCTAAAGTTATTCTACATTTAAAAGATACTGGATCTATATTAAATTTTCCAGAAGCTAAAAATATAGAAAATACAGAAAATGCTTTAGAATTAGAATGTGATATTTTAATTCCAGCTGCTTTGGAAAATGTAATACATAAAAATAATGCAAATCGTATCAAAGCTAAAATTATAGGAGAAGCAGCAAATGGACCAATAACTCCTGATGCTGATGATATATTAGAAAAAAAAGGAATAATTATAGTACCAGATATTTATCTAAATGCTGGAGGTGTAACTGTTTCTTATTTTGAGTGGTTAAAAAATTTAAGTCATGTACGTTATGGACGTATGGAAAAAAGATTTAGTGAAAATATGAATGCAGAATTACTACAAGTCATTGAAAATGTTTGCAAAACAAAAATTTCAACAGAAGAAAAAAAAATTATTTTGAGAGGAGCAAGAGAAATAGATTTAGTACGTAGCGGTTTAGAAGATACTATGATTAGTGGATTTCATAAAATTAGGGATTTAAAAAAATCGTATAGAATAGAAAATATACGTACAGCAGCATTCGTTCTTGCTATAAATAAAATAGTAGACTCTTATGAGAGATTAGGTATTTTTCCATAA
- the pyrH gene encoding UMP kinase, with amino-acid sequence MKYKRSLLKLSGEALMGNNEFGLHSTRLQQYAEEVKKVVDMGAQVAIVIGGGNIFRGFSSRIKKNTIDRIEGDYMGMLATVINGIAFQSYLENIGICTYIQTAIRMDQIAEPFVKDRAIHHLEKGRVVIFVAGLGNPYFTTDTAAVLRAIEIKADVLLKGTRVDGIYTKDPEKDKYAKKLKNISFDMVYKMGIKVMDQTAFILGNENDLPIIIFDINRKGNFKKVISGEDIGTLVSKN; translated from the coding sequence ATGAAGTACAAAAGATCATTATTGAAATTAAGCGGAGAAGCTCTTATGGGAAACAACGAATTTGGACTTCATTCTACTCGTCTTCAACAATATGCAGAAGAAGTTAAAAAAGTAGTAGATATGGGAGCTCAAGTAGCTATAGTTATTGGAGGAGGAAATATATTCAGAGGTTTTTCTAGTAGAATAAAAAAAAATACAATAGATCGTATAGAAGGAGATTATATGGGGATGTTAGCTACTGTTATTAATGGTATAGCTTTTCAATCTTATTTAGAAAATATAGGAATATGTACTTATATTCAAACAGCTATTAGAATGGATCAAATTGCAGAACCTTTTGTAAAAGATAGAGCGATTCATCATTTAGAAAAAGGAAGAGTAGTGATATTTGTAGCTGGACTAGGTAATCCCTATTTTACTACAGATACAGCAGCTGTTTTACGTGCTATAGAAATAAAAGCCGATGTTCTATTAAAAGGAACTAGAGTAGATGGTATTTATACAAAAGATCCAGAAAAAGATAAATATGCAAAAAAACTTAAAAATATATCTTTTGATATGGTGTATAAAATGGGAATTAAAGTGATGGATCAAACAGCTTTTATTTTGGGAAATGAAAATGATTTACCCATTATTATTTTTGATATTAATAGAAAAGGAAATTTTAAAAAAGTGATATCTGGAGAAGATATTGGAACTTTAGTCTCTAAAAATTAA
- a CDS encoding ribosome-recycling factor — MDQINDIFSSCNRDMEKIFRNLKEEIHRVRLGSKSIVSFLEKIKIKCYESYFPLIEIANITIIDDMNILIQPWDKSIVSNIDKAIIDANLGFMPTNKGDHINIRIPIITEEGRKNLMKKIKIQTDKAKILIRNVRKKNNQNIKKIKVSEDDAKIIETRIQIITEKYIQKIEDFFLYKEREILKI; from the coding sequence ATGGATCAAATAAACGATATTTTTTCTTCTTGTAATAGAGATATGGAAAAAATTTTTAGAAATTTAAAAGAAGAAATACATCGTGTTAGGTTAGGAAGTAAATCTATAGTTTCTTTTTTAGAAAAAATAAAAATAAAATGTTATGAAAGTTATTTTCCATTAATAGAAATAGCAAATATTACAATTATAGATGATATGAATATTCTTATTCAACCTTGGGATAAATCTATTGTATCAAATATAGATAAGGCTATAATAGATGCTAACTTAGGTTTTATGCCAACTAACAAAGGAGATCATATTAATATACGTATTCCTATTATTACAGAAGAAGGAAGAAAAAATTTAATGAAAAAGATTAAAATACAAACAGATAAAGCTAAAATACTTATTAGGAATGTACGAAAAAAAAATAATCAGAATATAAAAAAAATTAAAGTTTCTGAGGATGATGCTAAGATAATAGAAACTCGTATACAAATAATAACTGAAAAATATATACAAAAAATAGAAGATTTTTTTCTTTATAAAGAAAGAGAAATATTGAAAATATAA